The Gordonia terrae genome contains the following window.
CCGTTGCCCGACGACGTCGTCGACCGCACGAGGCAGCGCTATATCGATGCCTACGAATGGATCTCGCGAAAGTCCTTCGCCGACTGGCCCGATGCAGAGGTGATCTGATGACCGACGAGAAGCAGGACGCGACCGCTCCGGTGGTGACCCCGCCGGTCGCCAAGAAGGTGCCCGCCGAGCGCACCCACCATGGTGACACCTTCGTCGACGACTACGAATGGTTGCGCGACAAGGACGATCCCGAGGTGATCGCCTACCTCGAGGCACAGAACGCCTTCACCGAATCGCAGACCGCCCAACTGGCGGACCTGCGCGCCCAGATCTTCGGCGAGATCAAGAGTCGCACCAAGGAAACCGACATGTCGGTGCCCAACCGGCGCGGCCGATACTGGTACTACGGGCGAACCCATGAGGGCAAACAGTATTCGACGTCCTGCCGGTGTCCGATCCGGTCCGACGACGACTGGACCCCGCCGGAGGTCGGCGACGACCCGCTGCCCGGCGAGGAGATCCTGCTCGACGCCAACGTCGAGGCAGAGGGCCATGACTTCTTCAGCCTCGGCGCGCTGACCGTCAGCGACGACGGGAACTGGCTCGCCTACAGCATCGACGTCGTCGGAGACGAGCGTTACACGCTGCGGGTGAAAGACCTTCGGAGTGGCGAGTTGCTTCCCGACGAGGTGCGCGACACCTCGGGCGGGGCGGTCTGGTCGGCGGACGCCCGGCACGTCTTCTATTCGACGGTCGACGCCGCGTGGCGTCCGGACACGGTGTGGCGCCACGACATCGGCGCCGGGACATCGGACGTCAAGGTCTTCCACGAGCCGGACGAACGGTTCTGGGTCGGGATGGGCACCACGCGGAGTGACAAGTTCCTGGTCATCGGCGTCGGTTCGAAGATCACGTCGGAGAGCTACCTGCTCGCCGCCGACGATCCCACCGGCGAATTCCGCAGCGTCGCACCACGAGTGGAAGGCGTCGAGTACAGCGTCGAGCATGCCGTCATCGACGGTGCCGACTACCTGGTCATCGTCCACAACGGAGTCGGGGCCGGGGAGGACCGCGACGGCGCGAAGGCGGAGAACTTCGCCATCGATCTCGCGCCGGTTGCCGACCCGTCGGACCGGCGACCGCTCATCGCGCACGATCCGCAGCGCCGGATCGAGGACCTCGACGCCTTCGCGGACTACCTGGTCCTGTCCTACCGCCGGGATGCGCTGCCGCGGTTGGCGATCGCCGACCTCAGACAGATCGACGGCATCCCGGCCGAGTCGGACTTCCGGGAGGTCACCTTCGATCAGGAGCTGAGTTCGGCGGGCCTCGGGGCCAACCCGGAATGGCGTGCCCCCAAGCTGCGCATCGGGTACGGCAGTTTCATCGAGCCGGCCGAACTGTTCGAACTCGACGTCGCCTCCGGTGAGCGGACCCTGCTCAAGCGGCAGCCGGTGCTGGGCGGTTACGACCCGGCCGATTACGTCCAGTCCCGGGAGTGGGCCGTCGCCGACGACGGCACCCGGATCCCGCTGTCGGTGGTGCGCCGCAAGGAGACCGACGCCGCCACACCCGCGCCGTTGCTGCTGTACGGCTACGGCTCCTACGAGGCGAGCATCGACCCGTACTTCTCGGTGGCGCGACTGTCGATGCTCGACCGCGGCATGGTGTTCGTCCTGGCCCACATCCGTGGCGGTGGCGAGATGGGTCGCCACTGGTACGAGAACGGCAAAGAGCTCAGCAAGCGCAACACCTTCACCGACTTCGTCGCGGCGGCCCGCCATCTCGTCGACGCCGGGTGGACGACGCCGCAGCAGATGGTCGCCGAGGGCGGGTCCGCGGGTGGGTTGCTGATGGGCGCGGTGGCCAACCTGGCGCCCGAGCTGTTCAACGGGATCCTGGCGTCGGTGCCGTTCGTCGACGCACTCAACTCGATCCTCGATCCGTCGCTGCCCCTCACGGTGATCGAGTGGGACGAATGGGGTGACCCGTTGCACGACCCCGAGGTCTACCGGTACATGAAGACCTACACGCCCTACGAGAACGTCGACGCCAAGCCGTACCCGCCCATCCTCGCGCAGACGTCGCTGAACGACACCCGGGTGCTGTTCACCGAGGCGGCGAAATGGGTTGCGCGGCTTCAGGAAAAGACGACCTCCGACAATCCGGTCCTGCTCAAGACCGAGATGTCGGCCGGTCACGGCGGCGTCAGCGGACGCTACAAGCAGTGGGAAGAAGTCGCCTTCGAGCTGGCGTGGATCCTCCAGCAGTCGGGTGCGCTCGACACCTCCGCTTGTTGAGCTTGTCGAAACCACCCAAAGCCCCGTCCGACTTCGCGTCGGACGGGGCTTTGTGATGTCAAAGAGACGAGGTCAGTGCATCATGATCGGCCCGCGGTCCAGGTCCTCTTCGGTCAGCTGGGAGGCGATCTTCTTGCGGGGCAGGAAGAACGCGGGGATCAGCGTGAGCACGATCAGGACAACCGAGATGGTGAACGTGTTGGAGAACACGTCTGCGGCTGTCTCGAAGAACGACTGCGGCAGCGGGTCCGGCACTCCCGGCGGCAACGGTGCGTCGGAGGTGTTGGCCATGATCGCCAGTCCCGCCTCGGGGCGGCTCGCGAGGCTGCTGGCCAGGATCACCGAGATCACCGCGGTACCGATCGAGGTCGCCGACTGCTGGATCACGTTGAGCAG
Protein-coding sequences here:
- a CDS encoding S9 family peptidase yields the protein MTDEKQDATAPVVTPPVAKKVPAERTHHGDTFVDDYEWLRDKDDPEVIAYLEAQNAFTESQTAQLADLRAQIFGEIKSRTKETDMSVPNRRGRYWYYGRTHEGKQYSTSCRCPIRSDDDWTPPEVGDDPLPGEEILLDANVEAEGHDFFSLGALTVSDDGNWLAYSIDVVGDERYTLRVKDLRSGELLPDEVRDTSGGAVWSADARHVFYSTVDAAWRPDTVWRHDIGAGTSDVKVFHEPDERFWVGMGTTRSDKFLVIGVGSKITSESYLLAADDPTGEFRSVAPRVEGVEYSVEHAVIDGADYLVIVHNGVGAGEDRDGAKAENFAIDLAPVADPSDRRPLIAHDPQRRIEDLDAFADYLVLSYRRDALPRLAIADLRQIDGIPAESDFREVTFDQELSSAGLGANPEWRAPKLRIGYGSFIEPAELFELDVASGERTLLKRQPVLGGYDPADYVQSREWAVADDGTRIPLSVVRRKETDAATPAPLLLYGYGSYEASIDPYFSVARLSMLDRGMVFVLAHIRGGGEMGRHWYENGKELSKRNTFTDFVAAARHLVDAGWTTPQQMVAEGGSAGGLLMGAVANLAPELFNGILASVPFVDALNSILDPSLPLTVIEWDEWGDPLHDPEVYRYMKTYTPYENVDAKPYPPILAQTSLNDTRVLFTEAAKWVARLQEKTTSDNPVLLKTEMSAGHGGVSGRYKQWEEVAFELAWILQQSGALDTSAC